A single region of the Polymorphum gilvum SL003B-26A1 genome encodes:
- a CDS encoding MarR family winged helix-turn-helix transcriptional regulator: MADINIRKASQTDAARRLAEAHAASDTPVPPYDLIELLFFAYRDFTSDPDTVLADFDFGRAHHRVLHFVDRNPGIRVTDLLGILRITKQSLGRVLKQLLDQGFIVQRPGEVDRRQRLLYTTEKGHALARRLSELQARRLDLAIKALPDRGSEIVRQFLFQMIDPDLRPEVARIIADKRRHRDAPARSGAGPAEEEATA; this comes from the coding sequence ATGGCTGACATAAACATCCGGAAAGCATCGCAGACCGACGCTGCCCGGCGCCTCGCCGAGGCCCATGCCGCCTCCGATACGCCCGTGCCGCCCTACGATCTCATCGAACTGCTGTTCTTCGCCTACCGCGACTTCACCTCCGATCCCGACACCGTGCTTGCGGATTTTGACTTCGGTCGTGCGCACCACCGGGTTCTGCATTTCGTCGATCGCAATCCCGGCATCCGGGTCACCGACCTGCTCGGCATCCTGCGCATCACCAAGCAGAGCCTGGGACGGGTGCTCAAGCAACTCCTCGACCAGGGTTTCATCGTCCAGCGCCCGGGCGAGGTCGACCGTCGGCAGCGTCTGCTTTACACGACAGAGAAAGGCCATGCGCTTGCCCGCAGGCTGTCGGAACTCCAGGCGCGGCGCCTTGACCTCGCCATAAAGGCCCTGCCTGATCGGGGCTCTGAAATCGTCAGGCAGTTTCTCTTCCAGATGATCGACCCGGACCTGCGCCCGGAGGTAGCCCGCATCATCGCCGACAAGCGGCGCCACCGCGATGCGCCCGCCCGCAGCGGCGCCGGCCCTGCTGAAGAGGAAGCAACCGCGTGA
- a CDS encoding accessory factor UbiK family protein, with protein sequence MTQGPNRLLDEFAKLMTDAAGVAQGARREVEAAFRAQAERFLSDMDIVKRDEFEVVKEMAVRALDRVEVLEGRVAELEARLAEQPAKPGRKPKAADKAGD encoded by the coding sequence ATGACCCAGGGCCCGAACAGACTGCTGGACGAATTCGCCAAACTCATGACGGATGCCGCAGGCGTCGCCCAGGGCGCCCGGCGCGAGGTCGAGGCCGCCTTCAGGGCGCAGGCCGAGCGCTTCCTGTCGGACATGGACATCGTCAAGCGCGACGAGTTCGAGGTGGTCAAGGAAATGGCGGTGCGGGCGCTCGACCGGGTCGAGGTCCTGGAAGGCCGGGTCGCCGAGCTTGAGGCGCGGCTCGCGGAACAGCCGGCCAAACCGGGGCGCAAGCCGAAGGCGGCGGACAAGGCCGGCGATTGA
- a CDS encoding TetR/AcrR family transcriptional regulator, producing MATEKTRQKILTVFLDLLEEHPWQDVSLPLVAKTAGVKLSVLRDCFSSKTDMIAAFAAGIDKAVLDATGEDMADQPARDRLFDVLMTRLDMLEPRKRVLRRLKDAALQDPALALEFNAIAVRSHGWMLAAAAIDMPGLKGRLTAQGLALAFARVVEVWLDEDDAGLPKTMARLDRELDRGETWVGRLSGLEKLATPLWQAVAGGRRRRRAGRDEADDHAVAAE from the coding sequence ATGGCGACCGAGAAAACCCGGCAGAAGATCCTGACCGTCTTCCTCGACCTGCTCGAGGAACACCCTTGGCAGGACGTGAGCCTGCCGCTGGTGGCGAAGACCGCCGGCGTGAAGCTGTCGGTCCTGCGCGACTGTTTCTCCTCCAAGACCGATATGATCGCGGCCTTCGCGGCGGGAATCGACAAGGCGGTTCTCGACGCCACCGGCGAGGACATGGCGGACCAGCCTGCCCGCGATCGGCTGTTCGACGTGCTGATGACGCGTCTCGACATGCTCGAGCCGCGCAAACGGGTGCTGCGCCGGCTGAAGGATGCGGCCCTTCAGGATCCGGCGCTGGCCTTGGAGTTCAACGCCATCGCCGTGCGCTCGCACGGCTGGATGCTGGCCGCAGCGGCAATCGACATGCCGGGCCTGAAGGGACGGCTGACGGCGCAGGGCCTGGCGCTGGCCTTCGCGCGCGTGGTGGAGGTGTGGCTCGACGAGGACGATGCCGGTCTGCCGAAGACCATGGCGAGGCTCGACCGGGAACTGGACCGGGGCGAGACCTGGGTCGGCCGGCTGAGCGGACTGGAGAAGCTGGCCACGCCGCTCTGGCAGGCGGTGGCGGGTGGGCGGCGGCGCCGACGCGCCGGGCGCGACGAGGCGGACGACCACGCGGTGGCGGCCGAGTGA
- a CDS encoding YbjN domain-containing protein, with the protein MSLIEFDFERPDNPVDVIEHVAALNDWSFERSGEDEITISIGGHWCDYHLSFSWMEDLEALHLACAFDLKVPEPRKTEVVRLLALVNEQMWMGHFDLWNQEGVVMFRQSLLLAGGAEATGAQIEGLLANALESCERYYQAFQFVVWAGKSASEAVDTALFETAGEA; encoded by the coding sequence ATGAGCCTCATCGAATTCGACTTCGAACGTCCTGACAATCCCGTCGATGTCATCGAACATGTCGCAGCGCTGAACGACTGGTCCTTCGAACGCTCCGGCGAAGACGAGATCACCATATCGATCGGCGGCCACTGGTGTGACTATCACCTCTCCTTCTCGTGGATGGAGGACCTCGAGGCGCTGCATCTGGCCTGCGCCTTCGACCTGAAGGTGCCCGAGCCGCGCAAGACCGAGGTGGTGCGCCTGCTGGCGCTGGTCAACGAGCAGATGTGGATGGGCCATTTCGACCTGTGGAACCAGGAAGGCGTGGTCATGTTCCGCCAGTCGCTGCTGCTGGCCGGCGGTGCGGAGGCGACCGGCGCCCAGATCGAGGGACTGCTGGCCAACGCGCTGGAGTCCTGCGAGCGGTACTACCAGGCGTTCCAGTTCGTGGTCTGGGCCGGCAAGAGCGCGTCGGAAGCGGTCGACACGGCCCTGTTCGAGACAGCGGGCGAAGCATGA
- a CDS encoding tRNA-binding protein, which produces MPPVSDHKTISFDDFLKVDIRVGVVVEAEPFPEARKPAIKMRIDFGPEIGIKKTSAQLTRHYRPEDLVGRQVMAVVNFPPRQIGKVMSEVLTLGVPDADGEVVLLRPDQEVPLGGRLF; this is translated from the coding sequence ATGCCGCCCGTGTCCGACCACAAGACCATTTCCTTTGACGATTTCCTGAAGGTCGACATCCGGGTTGGTGTCGTCGTCGAGGCGGAGCCGTTCCCGGAAGCGCGCAAGCCGGCCATCAAGATGCGCATCGACTTCGGACCGGAGATCGGCATCAAGAAGACCTCGGCGCAACTCACGAGGCACTACCGGCCGGAAGACCTTGTCGGCCGCCAGGTGATGGCGGTGGTGAACTTCCCGCCGCGCCAGATCGGCAAGGTCATGTCCGAAGTGCTGACGCTCGGCGTGCCGGACGCCGACGGCGAGGTCGTCCTGCTGCGGCCCGATCAGGAGGTCCCGCTCGGCGGACGGCTTTTCTGA
- a CDS encoding class I SAM-dependent methyltransferase, which yields MSATPLCDRLIRRIALYGPITVADYMAACLGDPDHGYYTTAAEPFGRAGDFITAPEVSQMFGELIGAWTVAAWQAMGAPASVRLVELGPGRGTLMADLLRTAALRPDFLAAATLHLVETSPRLGAVQAKTLAGAALAPIWHDRLDDVPDGPLLLVANEFFDALPIHQYVRTPTGWRERCVGLSEEGSLAFGIGVARLPDTAIPGTARAAPDGAILETAPMAAGIARRIGARLKAQGGAALIVDYGHMHTAPGDTLQALRRHAHDDVLASPGVADLTAHVDFESLAQAARDGGAHSFGPLEQGDFLLRLGLLERAGALGAGKSPDVQERIRADVERLAAPERMGSLFKVLALTDGRFVPVPFDSR from the coding sequence GTGAGCGCCACGCCGCTGTGCGACCGGCTGATCCGCCGCATCGCCCTGTACGGCCCGATCACCGTCGCCGACTACATGGCCGCCTGCCTCGGCGACCCGGATCACGGCTACTACACCACTGCCGCCGAGCCCTTCGGCCGCGCCGGCGACTTCATCACCGCACCGGAAGTCAGCCAGATGTTCGGCGAACTGATCGGCGCCTGGACCGTCGCGGCCTGGCAGGCGATGGGTGCGCCGGCGTCGGTCCGCCTGGTCGAACTCGGCCCCGGGCGCGGCACCCTGATGGCCGACCTGCTGCGCACTGCCGCTCTGCGGCCCGACTTCCTGGCCGCCGCCACACTGCACCTGGTCGAGACCAGCCCACGCCTGGGCGCCGTCCAGGCAAAGACGCTGGCCGGTGCGGCGCTCGCACCGATCTGGCACGACCGCCTCGACGACGTGCCCGACGGGCCGTTGCTGCTCGTCGCCAACGAATTCTTCGACGCCCTGCCGATCCATCAGTACGTCAGGACCCCGACCGGCTGGCGCGAACGCTGCGTCGGCCTGTCCGAAGAAGGGAGTCTCGCCTTCGGCATCGGCGTCGCCCGCCTGCCCGACACAGCGATCCCTGGCACCGCGCGCGCGGCCCCCGATGGTGCCATCCTGGAGACGGCGCCGATGGCCGCCGGCATCGCCCGCCGCATAGGGGCTCGGCTGAAGGCCCAGGGCGGCGCCGCGCTGATCGTCGACTACGGCCATATGCACACCGCGCCGGGCGACACGCTGCAGGCGCTCCGCCGGCATGCCCATGACGACGTGCTGGCCAGTCCGGGCGTCGCCGACCTGACCGCTCATGTCGACTTCGAGTCCCTCGCTCAGGCTGCCCGCGACGGCGGTGCGCATTCGTTCGGACCGCTCGAACAGGGCGATTTCCTGCTCCGTCTCGGCCTGCTGGAACGTGCCGGCGCGCTCGGCGCGGGCAAGTCTCCGGACGTCCAGGAGCGCATCCGCGCCGATGTCGAACGCCTGGCCGCGCCAGAGCGGATGGGCAGCCTGTTCAAGGTCCTCGCGCTGACCGACGGGCGCTTCGTGCCGGTACCGTTTGACAGCCGCTGA
- a CDS encoding M24 family metallopeptidase translates to MALHFSEDEFAARFDKLKERMTDEKLDAMLLFAQESMYWLTGYDSFGFCFFQCLVVTADGRKVLLTRSADQRQARHTSNIADIRVWVDRGETSPVGQLKDLLFEMDLLGCRLGIEFDTHGLTAGIGRALEDALRSFADLVDASSIVPRLRAIKSPAEIVFVRQAARLADAAYEAGLAEIRSGADEGRILAAMQGAVFEGGGDYPGNAFIIGSGRDALLCRYKSGRRTLAERDQITLEFAGVYRHYHVALMRTVIVGEPTPRHVEMYEAAVAALAAVEERLRPGWTFGDLFDAHAKAMDDRNLLPHRLNACGYSLGARFAPSWMDWPMAYRGNAAPIEPNMVVFMHMILADSGSETAMTLGRTYLTTEAAPECLSALPLDLAVKSG, encoded by the coding sequence ATGGCCCTGCATTTTTCCGAGGACGAATTCGCCGCCCGCTTCGACAAGCTGAAGGAGCGGATGACCGACGAGAAGCTCGACGCCATGTTGCTGTTCGCCCAGGAGAGCATGTACTGGCTGACCGGATACGACAGCTTCGGCTTCTGCTTCTTCCAGTGCCTCGTCGTCACCGCCGACGGCCGCAAGGTGCTCCTGACCCGCTCCGCAGACCAGCGTCAGGCCCGCCACACGTCGAACATTGCCGACATCCGCGTCTGGGTCGATCGCGGCGAAACAAGTCCGGTCGGCCAGCTTAAGGACCTGCTGTTCGAGATGGATCTGCTCGGCTGCCGGCTCGGCATCGAGTTCGACACCCATGGCCTGACCGCCGGGATCGGCCGGGCGCTGGAGGACGCCCTGCGCAGCTTCGCCGATCTCGTCGATGCCTCGTCCATCGTGCCGCGTCTGCGCGCGATCAAGAGTCCGGCCGAGATCGTCTTTGTCCGCCAAGCGGCGCGGCTCGCGGACGCGGCCTACGAGGCTGGTCTTGCCGAGATCCGTTCGGGCGCCGACGAGGGCCGGATCCTCGCCGCCATGCAGGGCGCGGTGTTTGAGGGCGGCGGAGACTATCCGGGCAATGCGTTCATCATCGGCTCGGGCAGGGACGCCCTGCTGTGCCGCTACAAGTCCGGCCGCCGCACCTTGGCGGAACGCGACCAGATCACCCTGGAATTTGCCGGCGTCTACCGCCACTACCACGTCGCCCTGATGCGCACGGTCATCGTCGGCGAGCCGACGCCGCGTCATGTCGAGATGTATGAGGCCGCCGTTGCCGCCCTGGCCGCCGTCGAGGAGCGCCTGCGTCCAGGCTGGACCTTCGGGGACCTGTTCGATGCCCATGCCAAGGCGATGGACGACCGGAACCTGCTGCCGCACCGGCTCAACGCCTGCGGCTATTCCCTCGGCGCACGCTTCGCGCCGAGCTGGATGGACTGGCCGATGGCCTATCGCGGCAATGCCGCGCCGATCGAACCGAACATGGTCGTCTTCATGCACATGATCCTCGCCGATTCCGGCAGCGAGACCGCCATGACCCTCGGCCGCACCTACCTGACGACCGAGGCCGCCCCGGAGTGCCTGTCCGCGCTGCCTCTCGACCTTGCGGTCAAGTCAGGCTAA
- the proC gene encoding pyrroline-5-carboxylate reductase, protein MIFSRERPFLLVGAGKMGGAMLSGWMAQGIDAAAIVVQDPAPSPEMAALLSRHGIRHVTEVPQGLTAGVVLLAIKPQLMDVVLPGLKPAVGDETLVLSVAAGTPVARFEAAFGPVPIVRAMPNTPAMVGRGITALFPTTRVSAAQRDTVDRLLSAIGTVEWLDSEAQIDLVTAVSGSGPAYVFLLAECLAEAGRKAGLPADLAARLAEATVSGAGELMHRSSEPPATLRRNVTSPNGTTAAALTVLMAEDGLQPLMDAAVAAAARRARELAG, encoded by the coding sequence ATGATCTTTTCCAGGGAACGGCCGTTCCTTCTTGTCGGTGCCGGCAAGATGGGCGGGGCGATGCTGTCCGGCTGGATGGCGCAGGGCATCGACGCGGCGGCGATCGTGGTACAGGATCCGGCGCCGTCGCCCGAGATGGCGGCCCTGCTGTCCCGGCACGGCATCCGGCACGTGACCGAAGTGCCGCAGGGACTGACCGCAGGCGTCGTGCTGCTGGCGATCAAGCCGCAGCTGATGGATGTTGTCCTGCCGGGTCTCAAGCCGGCGGTCGGCGACGAGACGCTGGTTCTGTCGGTGGCCGCGGGCACCCCGGTCGCGCGCTTCGAAGCGGCGTTCGGGCCGGTGCCGATCGTGCGGGCCATGCCGAACACGCCGGCGATGGTCGGGCGCGGCATCACGGCGCTGTTCCCGACGACGCGGGTAAGCGCGGCGCAGCGCGACACGGTCGACCGGCTGCTGTCGGCGATCGGTACGGTCGAGTGGCTGGACAGCGAGGCGCAGATCGACCTGGTGACCGCGGTCAGCGGATCGGGTCCGGCCTATGTCTTCCTGCTCGCCGAATGCCTGGCGGAGGCCGGGCGCAAGGCCGGCTTGCCGGCGGATCTCGCCGCGCGGCTTGCAGAGGCGACCGTTTCGGGCGCCGGCGAACTGATGCACCGGTCCAGCGAACCGCCGGCGACGCTGCGCCGGAACGTGACCTCGCCGAACGGCACGACCGCGGCGGCACTGACCGTTCTGATGGCCGAGGACGGCCTGCAGCCGCTGATGGACGCCGCGGTGGCGGCCGCTGCCCGGCGGGCGCGGGAACTGGCGGGCTAA
- a CDS encoding branched-chain amino acid aminotransferase, whose translation MAGLPFDQRDGEIWYDGKFVPWSEAKLHVLSHGLHYASCVFEGERAYGGRIFKSAEHTERLHASAGVLGFEIPYSCEAINAAKEELLKRMNLVDAYLRPVAWRGSEMMGVSAQHNTIHLAIAAWEWPSYFKPEERLKGIRLDMAKYRRPDPQTAPYKSKAAGLYMICTLSKHEAERKGYADALMLDWRGQVAEATGANVFFVKEGKIHTPVPDCFLDGITRRTVIGLARTRGFEVVERVILPEELDGFEQCFLTGTAAEVTPVSEIGPYSFTVGSITKTLMEDYDATVRPGTPALKAAG comes from the coding sequence ATGGCTGGACTGCCTTTTGATCAACGCGACGGCGAAATCTGGTACGATGGCAAGTTCGTACCCTGGAGCGAGGCCAAGCTGCATGTGCTGAGCCACGGACTGCATTACGCCAGTTGCGTGTTCGAGGGTGAGCGGGCCTATGGCGGGCGCATCTTCAAGAGCGCGGAACACACCGAGCGGCTGCATGCCTCGGCCGGCGTGCTGGGCTTCGAGATCCCCTACAGCTGCGAAGCGATCAACGCGGCGAAGGAAGAGCTGCTGAAGCGGATGAACCTCGTCGACGCCTATCTGCGTCCGGTCGCCTGGCGCGGCAGCGAGATGATGGGCGTCTCGGCCCAGCACAACACCATTCATCTGGCCATCGCCGCGTGGGAATGGCCGAGCTATTTCAAGCCGGAAGAGCGGCTGAAGGGCATCCGCCTCGACATGGCGAAGTACCGTCGCCCGGATCCGCAGACCGCGCCCTACAAGTCCAAGGCGGCCGGTCTCTACATGATCTGCACGCTGTCCAAGCACGAGGCGGAGCGAAAGGGCTATGCCGATGCCCTGATGCTCGACTGGCGCGGCCAGGTCGCCGAGGCGACCGGCGCCAATGTCTTCTTCGTCAAGGAGGGCAAGATCCACACGCCGGTGCCGGACTGCTTCCTTGACGGCATCACCCGGCGGACGGTGATCGGTCTCGCCAGGACCCGCGGCTTCGAGGTCGTCGAGCGCGTCATCCTGCCGGAGGAACTGGACGGCTTCGAGCAGTGTTTCCTGACCGGTACGGCGGCCGAAGTGACGCCGGTGTCGGAGATCGGTCCGTACAGCTTCACCGTCGGTTCCATCACCAAGACGCTGATGGAAGACTACGACGCAACGGTGCGTCCGGGCACGCCGGCCCTCAAGGCGGCTGGCTGA
- a CDS encoding response regulator, with the protein MSALKAPDDNASHLLLVDDDSRIRDLLSRVLRDSGYRVTSAANAAEARRCMAGLEFDLLILDVMMPGETGLDLARTIRRENTVPILMLTARSDAADRIAGLEVGADDYLAKPFEPRELMLRIAAILRRGGQRRTERTPEIRFGPFVFIAERGELRRGEASIRLTDREKQILSIFAEQPGATVPRHKIVGDDSGLGERTVDVQINRLRRKIETDPSNPVFLQTVRGIGYRLACD; encoded by the coding sequence GTGAGCGCGCTCAAGGCACCGGACGACAACGCCAGCCACCTGCTGCTGGTCGACGACGACAGCCGGATCAGGGACCTGCTCAGTCGGGTGCTCCGCGACTCCGGCTATCGCGTCACGTCGGCCGCCAATGCCGCCGAGGCCCGGCGCTGCATGGCCGGTCTGGAATTCGACTTGCTCATCCTCGACGTCATGATGCCCGGCGAGACCGGCCTGGACCTCGCCCGCACCATCCGTCGAGAAAACACGGTTCCGATCTTGATGCTGACAGCGCGCTCCGACGCCGCCGACCGCATCGCCGGCCTGGAGGTCGGGGCGGACGACTACCTGGCCAAGCCGTTCGAGCCGCGCGAACTGATGCTGCGCATCGCCGCCATCCTGCGGCGAGGCGGACAGCGTCGCACAGAGCGGACGCCCGAGATCCGTTTCGGCCCGTTCGTGTTCATCGCCGAACGTGGCGAATTGCGGCGCGGCGAGGCGTCGATCCGCCTGACCGACCGGGAAAAGCAGATCCTTTCCATTTTCGCCGAGCAGCCCGGCGCCACGGTACCGCGCCACAAGATCGTCGGCGACGACAGCGGCCTCGGAGAACGGACCGTCGACGTCCAGATCAACCGGCTGCGCCGCAAGATCGAAACCGATCCGAGCAACCCGGTCTTTCTCCAGACCGTGCGCGGCATCGGGTACCGGCTGGCATGCGACTGA
- the lgt gene encoding prolipoprotein diacylglyceryl transferase, with amino-acid sequence MPMLALPFPTIDPVLIEIGPFALRWYALSYIVGILLAWRYMRAAATNDRLWGTAPRPSPADIDDFVMWGTIGIVVGGRLGYVLFYNPAYYLAHPLEAFAVWTGGMSFHGGFAGTVIAMVLFTRARRFPVWTLFDLAGIAAPIGLFFGRLANFINGELWGRITDVPWGVVFPTGGPEPRHPSQLYEAALEGVLLFFVLRLLSHRFGLLCRPAFLAGAFAFGYGVTRSVSELFRMPDAHIGFFAGGLTMGIVLSVPMILAGLAAMLWAWRRSDAR; translated from the coding sequence ATGCCGATGCTTGCCCTGCCCTTTCCGACCATCGATCCGGTCCTGATCGAGATCGGCCCCTTTGCCCTGCGCTGGTATGCCCTGTCCTACATCGTCGGCATCCTGCTCGCCTGGCGCTACATGCGCGCCGCGGCGACCAACGATCGGCTGTGGGGAACCGCGCCGCGACCGTCGCCGGCTGACATCGACGATTTCGTCATGTGGGGCACGATCGGCATCGTCGTCGGCGGCCGCCTCGGCTACGTGCTGTTCTACAACCCGGCCTATTACCTCGCTCATCCGCTCGAAGCCTTCGCAGTGTGGACCGGCGGTATGTCCTTCCATGGCGGCTTCGCCGGCACCGTGATTGCCATGGTCTTATTCACGCGCGCGCGCAGATTTCCAGTCTGGACGCTGTTCGACCTCGCCGGCATCGCAGCCCCCATCGGCCTGTTCTTCGGCCGCCTGGCCAACTTCATCAACGGCGAACTGTGGGGCCGGATCACCGACGTGCCGTGGGGTGTCGTCTTCCCGACCGGCGGACCGGAGCCCCGCCATCCGAGCCAGCTCTACGAGGCGGCGCTTGAGGGCGTGCTGCTGTTTTTCGTCCTTCGCCTGCTGTCGCACCGCTTCGGGCTGCTCTGCCGGCCGGCCTTCCTCGCCGGCGCCTTCGCCTTCGGCTACGGCGTCACGCGCTCGGTCTCCGAACTGTTCCGCATGCCCGACGCGCATATCGGCTTTTTCGCCGGCGGTCTCACCATGGGCATCGTGCTGTCAGTGCCGATGATCCTCGCCGGCCTGGCCGCCATGCTCTGGGCCTGGCGCAGGAGCGACGCCCGGTGA
- the pgeF gene encoding peptidoglycan editing factor PgeF, with translation MITAPELMAEDSVAHGFFTRQGGVSEGIYDSLNIGLGSSDRREAVLENRARIAARLGVDAGRLVSPYQVHSADVIAVDTPWREDQDRKADALVTNSPGLALGISTADCGPVLFADVGARVIGAAHAGWRGALTGVLENTLDAMERLGARRSRIVAVVGPTISAAAYEVGPEFHERFTARDPDYSGFFSPSTRADHFMFDLPAFILMRLRAAGVGRATSLDLCTYANEERFFSYRRTTHHGEPDYGRLMSAIVLTGD, from the coding sequence ATGATCACCGCACCCGAACTGATGGCCGAGGACAGTGTCGCGCACGGCTTCTTCACCCGGCAGGGCGGCGTGTCCGAGGGCATCTACGACAGCCTGAACATCGGCCTCGGCTCGTCCGACCGGCGCGAGGCCGTGCTGGAGAACCGCGCCCGCATCGCGGCACGGCTCGGTGTCGATGCCGGGCGCCTGGTCTCGCCCTATCAGGTTCACTCTGCGGACGTCATCGCCGTCGATACCCCGTGGCGCGAGGACCAGGACCGCAAGGCCGACGCCCTGGTCACGAACAGCCCCGGCCTCGCCCTGGGCATTTCCACCGCCGACTGCGGTCCGGTCCTGTTCGCCGATGTCGGGGCGCGGGTGATCGGCGCCGCCCACGCCGGCTGGCGCGGCGCGCTGACCGGCGTCTTGGAAAACACCCTCGACGCGATGGAGCGCCTCGGCGCCCGGCGCAGCCGCATCGTCGCCGTGGTCGGCCCGACCATTTCGGCTGCCGCCTACGAGGTCGGCCCCGAATTCCACGAACGCTTCACGGCCCGCGATCCCGACTATTCAGGCTTCTTCTCGCCCTCGACCCGGGCCGATCATTTCATGTTCGACCTGCCGGCCTTTATCCTCATGCGCCTGCGCGCGGCCGGGGTCGGCCGGGCCACAAGCCTCGACCTGTGCACCTACGCCAACGAGGAGCGATTCTTTTCCTACCGCCGCACGACGCACCACGGCGAGCCCGACTACGGCCGCCTGATGTCCGCCATCGTGCTGACAGGAGACTGA
- a CDS encoding ATP-binding protein, whose amino-acid sequence MAEVTPPEDTAPVAPPLRPVVAVYRRLATALYRRMPKGLYTRALLIIVVPIVVLQSVLAFVFMERHYQLVTGRLSEAVVREIAAVVYVLETYPQDAEFKRIEEMGVRSLDMSVTILPPDPLPPPRPKPFFDLIDRNLSREISQRIGKPFWIDTVGRSRFVEIRIQLKDKVLRVVTRRSQTYASNSHIFIVWMVCTSLVLIVIAMLFLRNQIRPIERLANAAEGFGKGRPMEDFRPSGAREVRRAAQAFIEMRRRIERQMEQRTTMLAGVSHDLRTILTRFRLQLALIEQTPETAGLKRDVDEMSHMLEDYLAFTRGDGDESAQPTDMALMLEELEESAEIAGARASSSFVGEPEVVLRRNAVKRSLGNLVSNAAKYGTTVAINGRHADGWLTIVVDDDGPGIPEEERENVFRAFYRLDAARNQDSTGSGLGLAIARDVARSHGGDIQLEDSPLGGLRARFRIPG is encoded by the coding sequence ATGGCCGAGGTGACGCCTCCCGAGGACACGGCGCCGGTCGCCCCGCCCCTGCGCCCGGTTGTGGCTGTCTACCGTCGGCTGGCCACGGCGCTCTACCGGCGCATGCCGAAGGGCCTCTACACCCGCGCCTTGCTGATCATCGTCGTCCCGATCGTCGTGCTGCAGTCCGTGCTCGCCTTCGTCTTCATGGAACGGCACTACCAGCTCGTCACCGGCCGCCTGTCGGAAGCGGTGGTGCGAGAGATAGCCGCCGTCGTCTATGTCCTCGAAACCTACCCGCAGGACGCCGAATTCAAGCGAATCGAGGAGATGGGCGTACGCAGTCTCGACATGTCGGTAACGATCCTGCCGCCCGATCCGCTGCCGCCGCCGCGACCCAAGCCGTTCTTCGATCTCATCGACCGCAATCTCAGCCGCGAGATCTCCCAACGGATCGGCAAGCCGTTCTGGATCGACACCGTCGGCCGTTCCCGCTTCGTCGAGATCCGCATCCAGCTCAAGGACAAGGTCCTGCGCGTGGTCACCCGCCGCAGCCAGACCTACGCCTCCAACTCGCACATCTTCATCGTCTGGATGGTGTGCACCTCCCTGGTGCTGATCGTCATCGCGATGCTGTTCCTGCGCAACCAGATCCGTCCGATCGAACGGCTCGCCAATGCCGCCGAGGGCTTTGGCAAGGGACGCCCCATGGAGGACTTCCGCCCGAGCGGCGCGCGTGAGGTCCGCCGCGCCGCCCAGGCCTTCATCGAGATGCGCCGGCGCATCGAGCGCCAGATGGAGCAGCGCACGACCATGCTGGCCGGCGTCAGCCACGACCTGCGCACCATTCTCACGCGTTTTCGCCTGCAGCTTGCCCTGATCGAGCAGACGCCTGAGACCGCCGGGCTCAAGCGCGATGTCGACGAGATGAGTCACATGCTGGAGGACTATCTCGCCTTCACCCGCGGCGACGGCGACGAATCCGCCCAGCCGACGGACATGGCGCTGATGCTGGAGGAACTGGAGGAGTCGGCAGAGATCGCCGGGGCGAGGGCGAGTTCTTCGTTCGTCGGCGAACCGGAGGTCGTGCTGCGCCGCAACGCGGTCAAGCGCAGCCTTGGCAACCTCGTCTCCAATGCCGCCAAGTACGGCACCACCGTGGCGATCAACGGCCGCCATGCGGACGGCTGGCTGACCATCGTCGTCGACGACGACGGCCCCGGCATCCCGGAGGAAGAACGCGAGAACGTGTTCCGCGCCTTCTATCGGCTCGACGCCGCACGCAATCAGGACTCGACCGGCAGCGGCCTCGGCCTCGCCATCGCCCGCGACGTGGCACGCAGCCACGGCGGCGACATCCAGCTTGAGGACAGTCCGCTCGGCGGCCTCAGGGCGCGCTTCAGGATTCCCGGCTGA